The DNA region CGCCGGCGTCCGCACCATCGTGGTCGACGCCTCCTGCCTGGACGAGCTCCCCTCCCCCGTCATCGGCGCCCTGCTGACCGCGCACCGCGCCTGCCGCGCGCGGGGCGGCGCCGTCGCGATCCGCTTCCCCAGCCGTCGCGCGCTCGACCAGCTGCACCGCACCGGCCTCTGGCGCGTGTTCGACGTCGACGCCGTGTCCCCACGTCTGACCTACCCCTCCGCCCGACGGCGATCGAGCCGTGGGACGGCGCCCGCATGACGCGTTCGCCGACATCCGTCCTGGAGGTCCGGGACGAACTGCAACGCGAATACGCCGATCGCCTGCCCGCCGAGACCGTGAACGAGGTCGTCCTGCGGCTGAGCGCGAACGGCGCCGTGTCCCTGCCCGTGCTCGCGGCCATGGCGCGTCGGGATCTCGACGCGCACACACCGCGACGGGAGGACGCCGCCGAGCGGTAGACGGCCGCGGAGTGGGTACGTCTTCGACGTGCCTGGAAAGAAGTTGCTCGGAGCCGCCCTGCCCGTCGCCGCCCTGGCCGCGCGCGACCTGACGCAGCGTCGGCACGCCCTCCTGCGGAACTACCCGGTGCTCGGCCACGCCCGCTACCTGCTGGAGGCGCTCGGACCCGAGCTGCGGCAGTACATCGTCGCGGGCAACTCCGAGGAGCGCCCGTTCACGCGGGACCAACGTCGCTGGGTCTACGCCTCGGCCAAGCTGGAGAACAACTACTTCGGCTTCGGGACCGACAACGACATCGAGTACACCGAGGGCTACCCGGTGCTCAAGCACGCGACGCTCGGCCGCCTCACCCCGCCCTCCGAGCCGACCGCGGCCCACGAGGCGTGGGTCCCCTGCGGCAAGGTGCTCGGCGCCGCCCGCGGCCGCGCCGGCGCCTTCCGTCCCGACTCGGTCTTCAACATCTCCGCGATGAGCTTCGGCTCGCTGTCCGGTCCCGCGGTCGAGGCGCTCAACCGTGGGGCCGCGTTGGCCGACTGCCTGCAGAACACCGGCGAGGGCGGCCTGTCCGACCACCACCGCCACGGGGGCGAACTGATCTTCCAGATCGGCACCGGCTACTTCGGGTGTCGCGACGAGCGCGGCCGGTTCGACCTGGCCCGGCTCAAGGACGTCGTCGCCTCGGCCCCGGTGCGCGCGATCGAGATCAAGCTCAGCCAGGGCGCGAAGCCGGGCCTCGGCGGCCTGCTCCCGGCCGCCAAGGTGAGCGAGGAGATCGCCCGGGTGCGCGGGATCCCGGTCGGGCAGGACTGCGTGAGCCCGTCACGGCACGCGGAGTTCTCCGACGCGGACTCCCTGCTCGACTGGGTCGAGATGGTCGCCACCGAGACCGGACTGCCCGTCGGCATCAAGTCCGCGGTCGGCCAGGACCACTTCTGGAACGAACTCGCCGAGCTCATGGTCCCCGGCACCCGCGGGGTCGACTTCATCACGATCGACGGCGGGGAAGGCGGCACCGGCGCCGCGCCGCTCGCGTTCTCCGACCACGTCTCGTTGCCGTTCCGACTCGGGTTCACCCGCGCGTACTCCGCCTTCGCCCGTCGCGACCTGACGGACCGGATCGTCTTCGTCGGCGCCGGCAAGCTCGGCCTGCCCGACGCCGCGGTCACGGCCTTCGCGCTCGGCGCCGACCTCGTCAACGTCGGACGCGAGGCGATGCTGGCCGTCGGGTGCATCCAGGCACAGAAGTGCCACACCGACCGCTGCCCCACCGGGGTCGCCACCCAGAACCGGTGGCTGACGCGCGGACTCGATCCGACGCTCAAGTCGGTCCGCCTCGCGAACTACGTGAAGACGCTGCGACGTGACGTACTCAAGCTTGCCGAGGCCTGCGGGGTGCACCACCCCGCGCTGATCGACGCGGACATGATCGAACTGCTCGATCGCGGCCAATCGACCGGCACGCTGCGCGAGGTCGCCTGCTACGAACCCCACTGGGGCCGGCTGAGCGCGGCCGACCGCGACGAGCTGGAACGGATCATGACCGTCACCGCGCCGGTCGGCGACGCCGCGCCCGCGTCGAAGCACGCGAGCTGACGTCTGCAGAGATCAGAACGGAGCGGCCACGCACCTGGAGGAATGCGCGACCGCTCCGTTGATCTGAGGGTGTGTCAGCTCTTGTTCGACTTCGCGGGCTTGGCGGGCTTGGCCGGCTTCGCGGCCGCAGAGACGCGGGTCGCGGTGTAGGTGACGTCACCGGTCGCGTCGCGGCTCGTGGTGCCCTTGACGTTGACCTGGTCGCCGGCCTCGAGCTCGACGAGCGTCGTCGCGCTCTTGTTCAGGTTGATCTTCGTGGTCGGGGTGACGACGACGGTCAGCGTGCAGCCGCGCAGCGCCTTCACCTGGCCGCCGCGGACGACGAACGTCAGCGTCGCCGCCTCGGCGTCGACGGCGGTCACCTTGCCGTTGTGGACGAAGGTGGGCTTGCTGTGGCCCTGCTTCTTGCCCTTGGCCTTCGCGTCCTTCGCCTTGGCGTTGGCGCGGTTGACCTTGTGGTCCTTGACCTGCGCGGCCTCGCCGCAGGCCTTGACCTTCGGGGCGGCGGCGACCGAGGAGGCGCCGGCGACGGGGGCGAGCAGGCCCAGGGTGAGAACAGCGGCGGCAGCCAGACGGGTGCGGTACATCGGGAGCTCCTGACGGGAAGGGTGGGTGCGCTCCCCGGGCGGTGGGGATTGCGACGTCACCCGATACAGCGCACCGGTCCGCGGTTGTGTCACACCCTGCGCGGGATCAGTTCGCGACAGTGACCGCCGGGGTCGGCAATGCCCCGCCGAGTCCGTAATGTGAGCGACAGGAACGGAACCGTCGGCGTCCGTCGGACGTCGGAGCGTGGACCTGGCCGCCGAGCGTTGGGACCTTCGGGACGTGACGAACGACGATCTCGCCGTCGTTCTCGCCCGCGCCCAGCGCGGTGACGAGGAGGGCTTCCGCGAGGTCTACCGCACGGTCCACCCGGGCCTGCTGCGATACCTGCGCGTGCTCGTCGGCGACGAGGCGGAGGACGTCGCGTCCGAGGCCTGGCTCCAGATCGCCCGCGACCTGGCGACGTTCAGCGGCACCGCCGACGGCTTTCGCGGCTGGTGCGCCACCATCGCCCGCAACCGGGCGATGGACCTGGTCCGCCGGAAGAAGGCGCGCCCGGTCGCGGCGGACGAACCGGTCGAGATCCTCGAGCAGATGTCCTCCCCCGACGACACCGCCGACGCCGCCATCGCGCTCGTCGACGGCGACGCCGCGCTCGCGCTGATCGCGACGCTCCCCCGCGACCAGGCCGAGGCCGTGATGCTCCGCGTCATCGTCGGGCTCGACGCGGAGGCCGCTGCCGAGGTCCTCGGCAAGAAGGCCGGCGCGGTCCGCACCGCGGCGCACCGCGGGCTGAAGAACCTGGCCAAACGGCTCACGAAGCCGGACAGTGACCCTGACGGTGTGACATCCGCGCAGTCGAGTGCGCTGAAGGACATGTGATGACGAGCCAGGACCGCACGAGCGGCGAGCGCGAGGAGATCCTCGCCCTCGCGCCGGACGCGACCGTCGCCGAGGCGGACGCGCTGCTGGCTCTGCTCGCCACGGCCGCCGGCCCGGCCACCGCCGGAAAACTGCCCGGGGAGGACGTCGCGGTCGCTGCCTTCCTGGCCGCGCAGCCGGGCCCGGCCGCCGCCGGCGCGACCGCGCGGCGCGCCAAGGTCCTCGCGGCGCTCACCGGCCTCTTCACCCTCAAGACCGCCGCCGTCGCCCTAGCCGTCACCTCGGTGGGCGGCGCCGCGATCGCCGCGTCCACCGGCGTGCTCCCGACCCCGCTGACCGACAGGAAGACGACCGTCAAGCAGCCGGACCCGCCCCGCGCGGACGCCGAGGCCGTCCGCGACGCCGCGAAGACCGCTGCCGCGGCGGACCGCGCCGACGCCGACGCCGGCCGCACCGCCGAGGCGTCCTACTCCGGTCTGTGCCAGGCGTTCACCGCCGGCGCGTGGACCAACGAGCGCGCCGCCGGCAATCCCGCGTTCTCCCGCCTCGTCGAGACCTCCCCGGCCGGGGACGTCACCGCTTTCTGCACCGCCCTCGACGCGGAGACCACGAGCCCGAACGGGAAGACCCCGCCCGGCCGGGCGAAGTCCGACGCCGCGAAGGATCGTCAGGGTCCGTCAGAAAAGGGCACCGAGGCTCGCGAGCGCAGGACCGACAACGGGAAGGCTCCCGCGGAGAAGGCGGGCGGTCAGCCCGCCGACCGCGGGCCTGGTCAGGTGGCGGAGAAGAAGTCGGGCAACGCCGCGGGCAAGGACCGCGCGCCGAAGAAGAAGCCGATCGCCGGGGAACGCGGCCACCGCCCCGCCGGCGTGGGCTCCGTCACGTCCGGCCCGTGATCATTCCCGGAACGGCCTCTCATCTGGTTGGCTGAGCACCGTCACTTCCGCGACGGGAACCAGGAAGCCGGTGCGAATCCGGCACGGTCCCGCCACTGTGACCGGGGAGCGAACCCCACGCACGGCCACGGTCCCACCTGGGACGGGAAGGCCGGGGTGAGCGTCGATCCGGGAGTCAGGAGACTGACCCGTCGCGGATCCGAATCCGAGGGGCGAGGACACCCCAGGATGGAGATCCCGGCATGGTTGCCGTCCGCCGATTTCGGCAGCGCCCGTTTCCCCGCGCCCGCGCCCTCGTGGTCGCCGCCGCCCTCGCGTTCAGCCTTGCCGCCTGCGCGGCCGAGGCCGATGACGGGCTTGTCGCCCGCGACACCGGCCCCACCGCGGCCGCCGGCCCGGGACCGCTGACCATCGCGACCAGTTTCCGGATCGACAACCTCGACCCACTGGAGAACGCGTTCTGGGGTCCGGAGTTCGGCTACGTCGAACTGTTGATGCGTCCGGAGCCGAACGGTGTCCCGTCGCCCTGGGTGCTGCAGAGCCTGACCAACGTCGACGAGACGACGTGGAAGCTGACGCTGCGTGAGGGCGTGAAGTTCGAGAACGGAAAGACCCTCGACGCCGAGTCGCTCGCCGAGCTGATCGAGTTCTGCGACGAGGAGAACGCCGGCTTCGCCGCCGCGGTGAACCTGGACGACGCCGAGGTCACCGGGCCGCTCGAGGTGACGCTGACGACGACCCAACCGGTGCCCGGGATGGCGAACATCCTCGCCGACGAGGCGAACGTGCCGGTGTTCGACGTGGACGCCTACGCGCAGCACCAGGAGGCCGGCAAACCGGTCGAAGACCTGTTGGACGCCGGCCTCTACACCGGTCCGTACGCCATGAAGTCGCTGACCTCGGAACGCGCCGAGCTCGAGCCGATGCCCGGGTACTGGGACGGGACGCCGGGCCTGTCGCACCTCACGATCAAGTTCGTCCCCGAGGCGACGGCGCGGGTGCAGGCGGTGCAGGCCGGGGAGGCCGACATCGCGCTCTACATGCCGACGACGATGCAGCGGAATCTGCAGGGCCGCAGCGATGCCTTCTTCGTCGCCGGGCCGCCGAACGGCACGACCTTCGCGCTGCAGATCAACAACGCACGCGCCCCGTACGACGACCCGACCGTACGGCAGGCCCTCCTGGCGGCGATCGACTACCGCGCGCTCGCCGAGGACGTCCTGAACGGCCTCGCCGAGGTCGCGACGAGCAGCATGACCGCCGACGCGGACTACGTCCTCGACCTGCAGGCCACCGACCTGGACAAGGCGAAGCGTCTGCTCGACGAGGCCGGCTGGACCGCCGCGGGCTCCGGCCCCCGCACCAAGGACGGCCAGAAACTGACACTCGAGATTCTGACGTACCCTCAGCAACCCGACAGCAACACGATCGGAGTCGCCCTGCAGGCGCAGCTCAAGGACCTCGGGTTCGAGGTCAAGGTCTCGCAGGTCCCGGACATCACCGAAGCCCGGAAGGGCTCGGACTGGGACGTCGCCATCGTCGGCGACTCGATCCTCTCGTTCACCCTCAGCCCGGTGGACGGACTCCGCCAGTCGCTGCACAGCGACTCCCCCGAGAACTATTCGAAGGTCGACAGTCCCGCGCTCGACGCGGTGATCTCCGAACTCGGCCGCGAGTTCGACGCCACGAAACGAACCGAGCTGCTCCGCCGGGCGCAGCAGATCATCGCCGACGAGGGCCTCTGGGCGGCGACCGTCCGCCGCAAGGGCATGGTCGTCACGAACGCGAAGTGGCGGAACTACCCGCTGCCCGTCGCGAACCTCTGGGTGACGGCCCGGACCGCGCCGTAGCCGGGGGGCCGCCGTGGTCCGCACCGTGCTGCACCGGCTCGGGCAGGCCGGCGTCACCCTGCTCGGCGGGGCGCTCGTCGTCTTCGTCCTGCTCCAGGTGACCCCGGGCGATCCGGCGCTGCGGATCCTGACCGCCCGGGGACAGCAGGACGTGGCGCCCGAGGCAGTCGCAGCGATGCGCGCGGAACTCGGGCTCGACGACCCGTTCTTCGTCCGGCTCCGGGACTTCCTGCACGGCCTGCTGACCGGCGACCTCGGCACGTCCTGGCAGACGGGTCGGCCGGTGACCGACGAGTTCGCCGGCCGCATGGAGGCGACGGCGATTCTCACCGTCAGTGCGCTCGCTCTCGCCGTCCTCGGGAGTATCGCCCTCGGCCTGCTGGCCGCGGCCTGGCCAGGCCGACTCCCGGATCTCGCGTCCCGTTCGGTGACCCTGGTGTGCCTGGTGGTCCCGAGCTTCGTGTTCGGCATCCTGCTGCTCGACGTGCTGGTCGTCGAGCTCGGCTTCGGTCGCGTGATCGCCGACGGGACCTGGGGCACGGTGGGACTGCCGGCGCTGACGCTCGCCCTCGGGTCGATCGCGGCGTGGTCACGCATCCTGCGGGCGGGTCTGCTCGAAGCCGGGTCGGCGCCGTACCTGCGGGTGGCGCAGGCGCGCGGCGCCGGCCCGGCGCGCCGGCTGTTCGTGCACCAGCTCCCCAACGCCCTGCCGGCCTACCTCACCTTGATCGGGATGGAGAGCGCCTTCCTGCTGGCCGGCGCCCCGGTGGTGGAGAGCGTCTTCACCTGGCCCGGCATCGGGCGCTACACGGTGCAGGCCGTCGAGGCGCGGGACATGCCGGTGGTCACCGGGTTCGCCCTGCTGGCGATCGGGTTGTTCGTCCTCACCAGCCTGCTCGTCGACCTGGTCAACGCCTGGCTCGATCCCCGGCTGCGGCAGGAGGCGACGTGAGCGCGCTGTTCGGGCACCGCGGTGCCCGGGTCGGCCTCGTGCTCGCCGGACTGCTGGCGTTGCTCGCCCTGCTCGGCCCGTTCCTCACGAGCGACCCCGACGCCCCGGACTACCGCAACCAACTCGCCGGCCCCAGCTGGGAGCACTGGCTCGGCACCGACCGGGCGGGACGTGACCTGCTCGCCCGCACCGTCGCCGGGGCGCAGACCTCCCTCGGGGCCGCGTTGCTGGTCACGGTCATCGCCACCGCGATCGGTCTGGTCGTCGGGATCCTGGCCGCCACCGGGGGGCGCGCCGTGGACGCGGTGCTCACCCGCGTCACCGACGTGCTGCTCGGCCTCCCCGGTACCGTCCTGACCCTCGCGATCGTCGGCGTTCTCGGGCCGGGCTTCCTCAACTTGGTGCTGGCCATGTCGGTCACCGGTTGGGCCGGCCTGGCGAAGCTCGCCCGGGCCTACGCCGGGGGTGCCCGCGCACGCCCGGACGTCCTCGCCGCCCGGATGGCGGGGGCGACGCCGACGCGGATCGCGCTCGGTCACGTCCTGCCCGGCACCGCAGCGCTGGTCGCCGTCGCGGCCACCCTGCGGATCGGGCACACCGTCATGGAACTCGCGGCCCTGTCCTTCCTCGGGCTCGGCGCCCAGCCCCCGACCGCGGAGTGGGGCAACATGCTCGCGGAGAGCCGCGAGACCCTGGCCGCCGCCCAGTGGCAGGTCCTCGGGCCTGGCGTGGGCCTCGTGCTGACCGTCCTCGCCGCGACCCTGATCGCGGACGCCCTCCGCGACGCCGTCGACCCCGGGAACCGGACATGACGTCCCCGGCGCTGCAGGTCGAGACACTGACGGTCCGTCATTCCAACGGCCATCTCGCGCTGGACGGCGTCGAACTCACCGTCCCGGCCGGGGCCCGAATCGGCGTTGTGGGCGCCTCCGGCTGCGGCAAGACGACGTTGCTTCGGGCCGTCCTCGGTCTGCTGCCCCCGGCCGCGGAGGTCACCGGCCGCATCCTGGTCGGTGGCCGGGACGTCCTCGCTCTCTCCACACGGGAACGACGCGCCCTGCTCGGACCGGTGATCGGCTACGTCGCCCAGGACCCGTTCGCCGCGTGCGACCCGCTGCGCTCGGTGCGCCACCACGTCGGCGAGGCGTGGACCGCTCACGGGCGGCGTCCACCGCCCGGGGCGATCGTCGACGCGCTGGCGCGGGTCGGGATCCCCGCGCCCCAGGTCCGCGCCGGTCAGCGCCCGTACCAGTGGTCGGGCGGGATGCTCCAGCGGGCCACCACGGTCGCCGCCACGGCGCACGGGCCACTGCTCACCCTCGCCGACGAACCGACCAGCGCGCTCGACGCCGACCTCGCCGACGACGCGCTCGAATTGCTGGTGCGAACCTCGTCGGCTCTGCTCCTGGTGAGCCACGACCTCGCCCTGGTGGCACGGCACACCGACCACATCGTCGTCCTGAGTGACGGTCAGATCGTGGAGGAGAACCTCTCCCACACGCTGCTGTGCTCGCCGGTCCACAACGTCACGCGGGCGCTCGTCCGCGCCGCGCGCCCACGGCCGCTGTCACCACTGCCCGCACGGCCCGACGCCCCGGCGGTGGCGCGCGTCCACCAGGCGCGACGGAGCTACCGCGTCGGGCCCGCGACGACGACCGCCGTCGACGGCGTCTGTCTGCGGGTCCGGGCGGGCGAGGTGGTGGGCATCGTCGGAGCTTCCGGGTCCGGCAAGTCGACCCTGCTGCGCATCGTCGCCGGGATGGAGCGACCCGACGCGGGAACGGTGCTCCTCGGGGACACCCCCGTCTGGGGCCGATCGCGCGCACCGCAGACGCCCCGGCCCGGCTACGTCATGCCGGTCTTCCAGAACCCGGTCAGCAGTCTCGATGCGCGCTGGTCGATCTGGCGCAGCGTCACGGAACCGCTCGTGCTGCGCGGCGCCCGGCTCTCCCGCACCCAGCGACGGGACCGAGCCCGGGCGGAGCTCGCCGCCGTGGGGCTCGACGGGCTGGACGTCGACCGCCTCCCGGGTTCGCTGTCGGTCGGCCAGTGCCAGCGGGTCGCCGTCGTCCGCGCGCTGATCGCGGAGCCCGCCCTCGTGGTCGCCGACGAACCGACCGCGAGCCTGGACGTCGAGGCCGCCGCGACGGTCGCCGCGTACCTGCGTTCTGCGGCCGACCGTGGCGTGGGCGTGCTCGTCGTCAGCCATGACGAACCGCGGCTGCGCTCCTACGCCGACCGGGTTCTGCGGATGCGGGAGGGGAAACTCTGCGGGGCGCCGGCGCCGGTCGATCCCACGCTCTCCGGCGCTACCGGCTCCCCCCGCGATCCTCGGACACCTCCACGATGAGGGCGAGTTCGCGCACCAGTTCGTCCATGGTCTGACCGGTCTGCGTGCGGACCAGCCCGAGCGCCAGCTCCGCCAGCATCCAGAAGGCCCGCGCCCGCGCTGCGTCGGAGTCGAACGCCCCGAGCAGCTGCTCGGCGCCGCCGAGATCGCCGCGCGAACGCGCGGCGATCACCCCGGCGGCGAGTTGAACGTCCTCAGCGAGGGTCGGTGACGGCACGTCAGCCCTTCCGCGCAGCGGAGAATCGCTCGGCGACGTTGGCCCAGTTGACGATGTCCCAGAGCTTGGTGACGTAGTCGGGGCGAACGTTCTTGTACTGCAGGTAGTACGCGTGCTCCCACGCGTCGAACACGAGCAGCGGCGTGGAACCGATGCCGACGTTGCCGTGGTGGTCGTAAACCTGCTGCACGACGAGGCGCTGGCCCACGGGCTCCCAACCGAGTACGCCCCACCCGGATCCCTGGACGCTGACGGTGGCGGTCTGCAGCTGCTTCGCAAACGCGGCGAACGAACCGAACTCGTCGTCGATCGCCGCCGCCAGCTCACCGTCGGGCTCGCCCCCACCGCCGGGCGTCAGATTGGTCCAGAAGATCTCGTGCAGGATGTGGCCGGACAGATTGAAGGCGAGTGTCTTCTCCAGTCCGACCAGGGCGGCCGGCGGAATGATCTCCTTCTCGCGCAGCTCGGCAATCGCATCGATCGTGTCGTTCGCGCCCTTGACGTAGGTCGCGTGGTGCTTGGAATGGTGCAGCTCCAGGATCTCGCCCGTGATCGCCGGCTCCAGGGCGCCGTAGTCGTAAGCGAGGTCGGGAAGGGTGTACGCAGCCATGAGCCCTCCTTATTGCGAATAGCTTGCAACAAGGACCCTAGTGCAGGACTTCGGTCAGCCCCGGCCGCCCCGGTTGAGGCGTTCGAGCATCTCGTTGTAGGCCTCGAGCTCGGCCCCGCCGTCGCGCGCGGCCTGCCGGTCGTAGCGGCGGGCGGCGTTCTGGTCGTCGCGCAGCCAGGACCGCGCCATCGACAACATCAGGAACGCGATCGGGATGTCGCCGAGCGCCCAGGCGATCCCGCCGCCGTTCTGCTGGTCGTCGAGCAACCCGGCGCCCCACTCCCGCGGGAACTGGCTGAACCACGAGGCGGCGAGCACCTCAGACCCGCTCATCATCGCGAGGCCGAAGAAGGCGTGGAACGCGAACGTCACCAGCAGCAGGAGGAGCCGGAAGATGTGCGGCGGACGCGCCGGGCCGGGGTCGGTGCCGCAGATCAGCCAGCAGAACACGTAGCCGACGATCAGGAAGTGCACCGTCATCAGCATGTGGCCGAGGTGCGTGCGCATCGCCAGCTCGAACAGCGGCGAGTAGTAGAAGACGACGAGGCTGCCGGCGAAGTTCACGGCCGCCACCAGCGGTGACGCGAGCACCCCGAGTACCCGGTTGTGGGTGAGCGCGAGCACCCACTCGCGTGGCCCGCGGCTGCCGTCCGACCGTGGGGTGAGCGTCCGCAGCGCCAACGTCACCGGCGCCGCGTGGACGAGCAGCAGCGGGACGACCATGCCGATCGTCATGTGCTGCAGCATGTGGAGGCTGAACAGGAACCGGCCGTAGACGCCGGGCGGCCCGCTCGTCGCGTAGACCAACAGCCCCCAGCCGGCGACCCAGACGACCGCGCGCCAGATCGGCCACGCGTCACCGCGGCGCCGGAGCCGGACGATCGCGCGGACGTACCACCCGCTCGCGACGACGGCGAGCACCGCCCAGAGCACGTCGAGCCGCCACGTCGTCAGCCACGCCGACCCCTCGGGCGGACCCGGCAGCGCGAAGCCGAGGACCGCCTCCGCGACCGTCGGCGCCACGCCCTCGGTCGCCGAGGGCTGCGTCGGCGAGGTGCGCGACAGCGCGACCGCGACGCCGAACGTCGTCGCCATCAGCGTCAGTTCCGTGAGCGCGAGGCGGACGAAGACGCCCGGCAGCTGCCCCGACTCCGCCCGAGAGATCAGGACGCCGCGCAGCGTGCGCCCCAGCAGCCCGATGATGACGACGAGACCGACCTTCAGGACGATCAGCGAGGCGTAGGTCGCGCCGATGTCCCCGTCGAGGCGCACGAGCAGCGCCCCGAGGCCGGAGAGCACGATCAGCGCGTAGCACCAGGTCGCCAGCACCGAGTAGCGCGCGAGGATCGCCGCGAGGTTGGTCCCGAGCGCGCGCCGCACCACGACGAGCGCGGCGAGGCCACCGACCCAGATTCCCCCGCCGAGGAGGTGGAGGAACTGCAGATCCACGGCCGGGCCGTGCAGTTCGGCGCCGGCCGAGTGGCCGAGCAGAGCGGTCGGGACGGTGGCCGCGATCGCGAGCA from Sporichthya brevicatena includes:
- a CDS encoding STAS domain-containing protein, with amino-acid sequence MSRRGDVIHADAATDWTGDDDVAVVLLHPDVEPDGMPDLRFELHELVLAGVRTIVVDASCLDELPSPVIGALLTAHRACRARGGAVAIRFPSRRALDQLHRTGLWRVFDVDAVSPRLTYPSARRRSSRGTAPA
- a CDS encoding superoxide dismutase, producing the protein MAAYTLPDLAYDYGALEPAITGEILELHHSKHHATYVKGANDTIDAIAELREKEIIPPAALVGLEKTLAFNLSGHILHEIFWTNLTPGGGGEPDGELAAAIDDEFGSFAAFAKQLQTATVSVQGSGWGVLGWEPVGQRLVVQQVYDHHGNVGIGSTPLLVFDAWEHAYYLQYKNVRPDYVTKLWDIVNWANVAERFSAARKG
- a CDS encoding ABC transporter substrate-binding protein; translation: MVAVRRFRQRPFPRARALVVAAALAFSLAACAAEADDGLVARDTGPTAAAGPGPLTIATSFRIDNLDPLENAFWGPEFGYVELLMRPEPNGVPSPWVLQSLTNVDETTWKLTLREGVKFENGKTLDAESLAELIEFCDEENAGFAAAVNLDDAEVTGPLEVTLTTTQPVPGMANILADEANVPVFDVDAYAQHQEAGKPVEDLLDAGLYTGPYAMKSLTSERAELEPMPGYWDGTPGLSHLTIKFVPEATARVQAVQAGEADIALYMPTTMQRNLQGRSDAFFVAGPPNGTTFALQINNARAPYDDPTVRQALLAAIDYRALAEDVLNGLAEVATSSMTADADYVLDLQATDLDKAKRLLDEAGWTAAGSGPRTKDGQKLTLEILTYPQQPDSNTIGVALQAQLKDLGFEVKVSQVPDITEARKGSDWDVAIVGDSILSFTLSPVDGLRQSLHSDSPENYSKVDSPALDAVISELGREFDATKRTELLRRAQQIIADEGLWAATVRRKGMVVTNAKWRNYPLPVANLWVTARTAP
- a CDS encoding ABC transporter permease is translated as MVRTVLHRLGQAGVTLLGGALVVFVLLQVTPGDPALRILTARGQQDVAPEAVAAMRAELGLDDPFFVRLRDFLHGLLTGDLGTSWQTGRPVTDEFAGRMEATAILTVSALALAVLGSIALGLLAAAWPGRLPDLASRSVTLVCLVVPSFVFGILLLDVLVVELGFGRVIADGTWGTVGLPALTLALGSIAAWSRILRAGLLEAGSAPYLRVAQARGAGPARRLFVHQLPNALPAYLTLIGMESAFLLAGAPVVESVFTWPGIGRYTVQAVEARDMPVVTGFALLAIGLFVLTSLLVDLVNAWLDPRLRQEAT
- a CDS encoding cytochrome c oxidase assembly protein, translated to MTSSATTTRPAPSRRRAAYGAALVLCAPAVAVIALGSTGGIETPAGDLSDPGATVRWGLPIALAFRDVAAALTIGALALAAVVLPPRPGGDPDRLEGARARAVLLGGLAAAAWAVVGLVVLVLTYADLSGLSPWDPGAGGATIEFVQSFDLGRAHAGGIVIAALVAIGALAAQRTWAAGVLAVLAIAATVPTALLGHSAGAELHGPAVDLQFLHLLGGGIWVGGLAALVVVRRALGTNLAAILARYSVLATWCYALIVLSGLGALLVRLDGDIGATYASLIVLKVGLVVIIGLLGRTLRGVLISRAESGQLPGVFVRLALTELTLMATTFGVAVALSRTSPTQPSATEGVAPTVAEAVLGFALPGPPEGSAWLTTWRLDVLWAVLAVVASGWYVRAIVRLRRRGDAWPIWRAVVWVAGWGLLVYATSGPPGVYGRFLFSLHMLQHMTIGMVVPLLLVHAAPVTLALRTLTPRSDGSRGPREWVLALTHNRVLGVLASPLVAAVNFAGSLVVFYYSPLFELAMRTHLGHMLMTVHFLIVGYVFCWLICGTDPGPARPPHIFRLLLLLVTFAFHAFFGLAMMSGSEVLAASWFSQFPREWGAGLLDDQQNGGGIAWALGDIPIAFLMLSMARSWLRDDQNAARRYDRQAARDGGAELEAYNEMLERLNRGGRG
- a CDS encoding ABC transporter ATP-binding protein, encoding MTSPALQVETLTVRHSNGHLALDGVELTVPAGARIGVVGASGCGKTTLLRAVLGLLPPAAEVTGRILVGGRDVLALSTRERRALLGPVIGYVAQDPFAACDPLRSVRHHVGEAWTAHGRRPPPGAIVDALARVGIPAPQVRAGQRPYQWSGGMLQRATTVAATAHGPLLTLADEPTSALDADLADDALELLVRTSSALLLVSHDLALVARHTDHIVVLSDGQIVEENLSHTLLCSPVHNVTRALVRAARPRPLSPLPARPDAPAVARVHQARRSYRVGPATTTAVDGVCLRVRAGEVVGIVGASGSGKSTLLRIVAGMERPDAGTVLLGDTPVWGRSRAPQTPRPGYVMPVFQNPVSSLDARWSIWRSVTEPLVLRGARLSRTQRRDRARAELAAVGLDGLDVDRLPGSLSVGQCQRVAVVRALIAEPALVVADEPTASLDVEAAATVAAYLRSAADRGVGVLVVSHDEPRLRSYADRVLRMREGKLCGAPAPVDPTLSGATGSPRDPRTPPR
- a CDS encoding ABC transporter permease, producing MSALFGHRGARVGLVLAGLLALLALLGPFLTSDPDAPDYRNQLAGPSWEHWLGTDRAGRDLLARTVAGAQTSLGAALLVTVIATAIGLVVGILAATGGRAVDAVLTRVTDVLLGLPGTVLTLAIVGVLGPGFLNLVLAMSVTGWAGLAKLARAYAGGARARPDVLAARMAGATPTRIALGHVLPGTAALVAVAATLRIGHTVMELAALSFLGLGAQPPTAEWGNMLAESRETLAAAQWQVLGPGVGLVLTVLAATLIADALRDAVDPGNRT
- a CDS encoding RNA polymerase sigma factor; protein product: MTNDDLAVVLARAQRGDEEGFREVYRTVHPGLLRYLRVLVGDEAEDVASEAWLQIARDLATFSGTADGFRGWCATIARNRAMDLVRRKKARPVAADEPVEILEQMSSPDDTADAAIALVDGDAALALIATLPRDQAEAVMLRVIVGLDAEAAAEVLGKKAGAVRTAAHRGLKNLAKRLTKPDSDPDGVTSAQSSALKDM
- a CDS encoding FMN-binding glutamate synthase family protein; this encodes MPGKKLLGAALPVAALAARDLTQRRHALLRNYPVLGHARYLLEALGPELRQYIVAGNSEERPFTRDQRRWVYASAKLENNYFGFGTDNDIEYTEGYPVLKHATLGRLTPPSEPTAAHEAWVPCGKVLGAARGRAGAFRPDSVFNISAMSFGSLSGPAVEALNRGAALADCLQNTGEGGLSDHHRHGGELIFQIGTGYFGCRDERGRFDLARLKDVVASAPVRAIEIKLSQGAKPGLGGLLPAAKVSEEIARVRGIPVGQDCVSPSRHAEFSDADSLLDWVEMVATETGLPVGIKSAVGQDHFWNELAELMVPGTRGVDFITIDGGEGGTGAAPLAFSDHVSLPFRLGFTRAYSAFARRDLTDRIVFVGAGKLGLPDAAVTAFALGADLVNVGREAMLAVGCIQAQKCHTDRCPTGVATQNRWLTRGLDPTLKSVRLANYVKTLRRDVLKLAEACGVHHPALIDADMIELLDRGQSTGTLREVACYEPHWGRLSAADRDELERIMTVTAPVGDAAPASKHAS